In Leishmania donovani BPK282A1 complete genome, chromosome 28, one DNA window encodes the following:
- a CDS encoding eukaryotic translation initiation factor, putative, which produces MNPSAAAYIPQKSDAKGEPKSSSAAAVVKPPSTQLVTKLSAAAEPFVPGGPKQASATSTHVDPKSTTEDGKTTAPPLMERPASSLPDSAAAAGAAKKETDENDDSQLDWLPEAQPTDWSESKLPKLFGCHNTAAKATSSAIPLHASWDLYADDHQGSSNMASNSSPTSTMSFEPIFVSNVGDVESFWRLWRYLPAPSALPTVYTYSWFRRDIKPEWEHPRNKKGGTISIVVFDRDRSGLSDKQVLDDVFMAMLVGAVGESFHECSTTLNGIMLKVRSNKPVTLQLWTAHSEVGKLKAFANSVRDTLSKIMGAKTLQKLEYYSHHQKQAATNSLAARMKGKTKISPDHTF; this is translated from the coding sequence ATGAACccgtctgccgctgcataCATACCACAGAAAAGCGACGCGAAAGGGGAGCCAAAGTCGTcctcggcggctgcggtcgtcaagccgccgtcgacgcagcTGGTGACCAAGCtgagcgcagccgcagagccGTTCGTGCCAGGCGGCCCGAAGCAGGCGTCTGCGACATCGACGCACGTTGACCCCAAGTCGACCACCGAGGACGGAAAGAcgactgcgccgccgctgatggagCGCCCGGCCAGTTCGCTGCCCGactctgccgctgctgcgggcgcTGCCAAGAAGGAGACAGATGAGAACGATGACTCGCAGCTGGACTGGCTGCCGGAGGCACAGCCGACGGATTGGTCGGAGAGCAAACTGCCGAAGCTGTTCGGCTGCCACAACACAGCTGCCAAGGCGACCTCGAGCGCCATCCCGCTGCACGCCTCGTGGGACCTCTACGCCGACGACCACCAAGGTAGCAGCAACATGGCGTCTAATAGCTCCCCCACCAGCACCATGTCCTTCGAGCCCATTTTTGTCTCCAACGTCGGCGACGTGGAGAGCTTCTGGCGACTATGGCGGTATTTGCCGGCGCCTTCGGCGCTTCCGACCGTTTACACGTACTCGTGGTTCCGCAGGGATATCAAGCCCGAGTGGGAGCACCCGCGCAACAAGAAGGGTGGCACCATCAGCATCGTTGTCTTCGACCGCGACCGCTCCGGCTTGAGCGACAAGCAAGTTCTCGATGACGTCTTCATGGCTATGCTCgtcggcgctgtcggcgaGAGCTTTCATGAGTGCAGCACGACACTGAATGGTATTATGCTAAAGGTGCGATCCAACAAACCCGTaacgctgcagctctggaCGGCGCACTCGGAGGTGGGCAAACTGAAGGCCTTTGCAAATAGCGTGCGTGACACGCTCAGCAAGATTATGGGCGCCAAGACGCTGCAGAAGCTGGAGTACTACTCCCACCATCAAAAGCAGGCCGCCACGAATAGTCTTGCCGCCCGCATGAAGGGCAAGACGAAGATCTCGCCCGATCACACGTTCTAG